A region of the Mycoplasma capricolum subsp. capricolum ATCC 27343 genome:
TTATCAATATTTATTAGGATTATCAATTGATAGTAATTCTTTAGTTACTCAAGTAATGAAAAATTTTTATGGTTCAAATTCATTGCTAGGACATGGGATGATGATTAGTAAAGAATGTTATAAAAAAACTAATGGATTTCCACATATTGTAGCTGAAGATATTGCTTTTGCTATTGAAGTAAAAGATGCTGGTTATAAAATAGCGTATGCTTTTAATATATTTTGTAAAGAAGAATTTCCAAATGATTATATTTCTTTAAAAAAAAGACAGTGTAAATGAACTCAAGGTAATGTTGAGTATATGAAAAAATATTCTAAAGATATTAAAAAATCATCATATAAATGATATGAAAAATTAGATATTAAATTATCTCACTATTCATTACCTATTATTCCTGTGCTTAGTTTGATACTAATTATTAATGCATCATTACTAGGATTTTTAGAATATAGAATAGATCCATATAGAATTGCTTTATTATCAATGTCTTTATTATTTTTAATATGTCCAATTATTCCTAATTTCTTTGTCTATGCAAAATCTAAAAAAATCTTTTTTGTAATTCCTTTTTTTATTGCTTCAATTATTAATTACACTAGTTTAACTCCTATGATGATAAGAACTGTTATTCTTAGTTTATTTAATAAAAAAGCAGTATTTTTAGTAACACCAAAAGATAAAAATAAAATACCACTAAGGTATGTGATATTGCATTCAATCGAACCATTGATATTTTCATTTTGTGTATCACTTTTAATTTACTTTTCATGAGGAACAGTTGTACCCACTTTAATAATTACTGTTCCTTTAGCATTAACACCATTTATTATTGTTTTAGCTAATTTTAAAATGAATGATAAAAAAGAAAAATTAAGTAAAACTAAAAGGAGCTTTTAACTATGAAAATAAGAAAAGCTATTATTCCTTGTGCTGGATTTGGTACTAGATTTTTACCCTTTACTAAATCACAAGCAAAAGAAATGCTGCCTATAATAGACAAACCTGCTATAGAATTTATTGTTAAAGAGGCAATAAATAGCGGTATTGAAGAAATTTTAATTATAATACGCGCTGGAAAAAATCATATAGCAAACCATTTTAATAGAAATATTGAATTAGAATACTTTTTAGCAGAAAAAAATAAAATAAGTGAATTACAACTAATAAGTGAAAAATATAACGCAACAATTTATTATCTAATTCAAGAAGAACAACTTGGTTTAGGACATGCTATTTCTTTAGCAAAAGATTTTATAAAAGATGAACCATTTGCTGTGCTTTTAGGTGATGATTTATTTAAATGTAAAATACCAGCTATTAAGCAATTAATAGAAATTTATGATAAGTATCATCAAAATGTTCTTGGTACTATTTATATTGATAAGCAAAATAGCAAAAAATATGGAATTTGTCAAGGTAATTTAGTTTCAAAAGATGTTTATAAAGTTGATTTAGTTGTTGAAAAGCCAGAACCAGAAAATTCCCCAAGTAATATTGCAATTGGTGGAAGATATGTTTTATTACCTGAAGTATTTAAATATTTAGATATGAAAATAAAAGGTAAAAGTGGTGAAATTGAATTAACTGATTCAATTTTAAAAACAATGGATGAATCTGAGTGTTATGCTAAGATAATTGATGGTTCAAGATATGATATTGGAAATAAATTAGGTTATCTTGATGCTATTTTAGATTTTGGTTTAGAAAGAGAAGATTTAAAAGAAGAGTTTTTAGATTTAATAGAAACCAAAGTTGAAAAAACATCATCAAACAATTAGTTATACTAAACTAACTTAGATGCTTATTCAAGCATCTTTTTTATTTTTATTAAATTAATTAATAACTTAATTAATGATTTTTTATATAAAGAATGTATAATAATTTTTAGGCGATTTTTATTGTGGGAGAATTTATTTTTATAATTCATATGAACCACAGCGGATAAAAAGCGACCTTAAAAAAATAAGGAGAACAAATTCGTGGCTAAAAAAATCACACGTATAGCTAAATTAGAATTCATGGCTATGCAAGCAAAACCTGGTGCAGAATTAGCTTCACTAGGAATTAATATGCCTGCATTTACAAGAGAATTTAATGATGCTACTAAAGATAGAGCAGGAGATGTAGTTCCTGTTGTTATTACTGCATACGATGACAAATCATTTGATTTTGTTTTAAAAACTACTCCAGCTGCATATATGTTAAAAAAAGTTGCAAAGATTGAAAAGGGAGCAAGCAATTCTAAAACTCAAACTGTTGCAACTGTTACATTAGATGATATTAGATCTATTGCTGAATATAAAATGCCTGATTTAAATGCAAATACTATTGAAGCAGCTATGAAACAAATTATAGGAACAGCTAAAAATATGGGGATTAAAGTTACAGGTATGGAGGACTTTAAATAATGGCTAAAATCAGTAAAAGATTCAAAGAAGCTTTAAGTAAAGTTGAAAAAAATAAAGTTTATCCATTAAATAAAGCTTTAGATCTAGCAAAACAAACTGCTACAACTAAATTTGACTCAACAGTTGAAGTTGCATTTAATTTAAATATTGACCCAAGAAAAGCTGATCAACAAATTCGTGGTGCTGTAGTTTTACCTGCAGGAACTGGAAAAACTCAAAGAGTTTTAGTTTTAACTAATACTAAAACTAAAGAAGCTGAGCAAGCAAAAGCTGATATTG
Encoded here:
- a CDS encoding glycosyltransferase, producing MKKKSNVYSLIIGFWTICNCLIIASVVTSSVMLFIRQSDLKLYNKILIVIILWINSIILSYFWLNSIKDFIYSLIFIIRKKSILKKYDPIVKSVLTEEFKNKKVVFLYCTCNDFDPNALKKSMFQDYINYEIVILDDSTKLEYISKIDEFSKKHNIKVIRRKNREGFKAGNLNNYLKNNDYDYFVVLDSDEILPNNFISESLKYFQYDQNIGVVQAVHLAAKPNNFYQYLLGLSIDSNSLVTQVMKNFYGSNSLLGHGMMISKECYKKTNGFPHIVAEDIAFAIEVKDAGYKIAYAFNIFCKEEFPNDYISLKKRQCKWTQGNVEYMKKYSKDIKKSSYKWYEKLDIKLSHYSLPIIPVLSLILIINASLLGFLEYRIDPYRIALLSMSLLFLICPIIPNFFVYAKSKKIFFVIPFFIASIINYTSLTPMMIRTVILSLFNKKAVFLVTPKDKNKIPLRYVILHSIEPLIFSFCVSLLIYFSWGTVVPTLIITVPLALTPFIIVLANFKMNDKKEKLSKTKRSF
- a CDS encoding UTP--glucose-1-phosphate uridylyltransferase, encoding MKIRKAIIPCAGFGTRFLPFTKSQAKEMLPIIDKPAIEFIVKEAINSGIEEILIIIRAGKNHIANHFNRNIELEYFLAEKNKISELQLISEKYNATIYYLIQEEQLGLGHAISLAKDFIKDEPFAVLLGDDLFKCKIPAIKQLIEIYDKYHQNVLGTIYIDKQNSKKYGICQGNLVSKDVYKVDLVVEKPEPENSPSNIAIGGRYVLLPEVFKYLDMKIKGKSGEIELTDSILKTMDESECYAKIIDGSRYDIGNKLGYLDAILDFGLEREDLKEEFLDLIETKVEKTSSNN
- the rplK gene encoding 50S ribosomal protein L11, producing MAKKITRIAKLEFMAMQAKPGAELASLGINMPAFTREFNDATKDRAGDVVPVVITAYDDKSFDFVLKTTPAAYMLKKVAKIEKGASNSKTQTVATVTLDDIRSIAEYKMPDLNANTIEAAMKQIIGTAKNMGIKVTGMEDFK